One region of Endozoicomonas sp. Mp262 genomic DNA includes:
- a CDS encoding peptidylprolyl isomerase, which yields MKGLKQLALAALCLLSLHGGAVSARVVPLDWIVATIDKDPIMNSELNSRVETVHRQLAGRNVPLPPEDILKKQVLEQLVVENIQLQMGQRAGIRIDDWALNDAISKIAQRNKMTVQEFKKNLEADGLSFAQAREEIRREMIINRVRQRQVGERIHVSEQEIDSFLSSPEGKAQMEQEYRLGHILIATPENASPGQIKTAEKQAKDISAQLKKGANFSEMAITYSKGQNALNGGDLGWRKPDQLPTLFAEQAMKMKKGQVSEPVRSPGGFHIFKLLDNRGNEKHVQEQVHVRHILIKPNEIRSNLEAQMLAKGLYDRIKSGENFGELAKAYSDDTASALNGGDLSWVSPASLVPEFQTVMNLVPQNTVSEPFKSSYGWHILEVLGKRQSDISNQVRRNQIRELLGNRKFEEELAVWLREIRDQAYVEIKLK from the coding sequence ATGAAGGGATTGAAACAACTGGCACTGGCAGCCCTCTGCTTGCTGAGCCTGCATGGTGGTGCTGTCAGCGCCAGAGTGGTACCACTGGACTGGATAGTGGCCACTATCGATAAAGATCCGATAATGAATAGCGAGCTGAACAGTCGGGTTGAAACAGTGCACCGCCAGCTGGCTGGCCGGAATGTGCCCCTGCCTCCGGAGGACATCCTCAAGAAGCAGGTGCTGGAGCAGCTGGTTGTTGAGAATATCCAGCTGCAAATGGGGCAGCGTGCCGGTATTCGCATTGATGACTGGGCCCTTAATGATGCCATCAGCAAAATCGCCCAGCGTAACAAGATGACTGTGCAGGAGTTCAAGAAAAACCTGGAGGCGGATGGCCTTTCCTTTGCCCAGGCCCGGGAAGAAATCCGCCGGGAAATGATTATTAACCGGGTGCGTCAACGCCAGGTGGGTGAACGTATCCATGTCAGTGAACAGGAGATTGATAGTTTCCTGAGCTCTCCGGAAGGCAAGGCGCAAATGGAACAGGAATATCGCCTGGGCCATATCCTCATTGCCACCCCTGAAAATGCCAGCCCCGGGCAGATCAAAACCGCCGAAAAACAGGCCAAAGACATTTCTGCCCAGCTGAAAAAAGGGGCTAACTTTTCTGAAATGGCCATTACCTATTCCAAGGGGCAAAATGCCCTGAATGGCGGTGACCTTGGCTGGCGCAAACCGGATCAGCTACCAACCCTGTTTGCTGAACAGGCCATGAAAATGAAAAAAGGCCAGGTTTCAGAACCGGTTCGCAGCCCTGGTGGTTTCCATATTTTCAAATTGCTGGATAACCGTGGCAATGAAAAGCATGTTCAGGAACAGGTGCATGTTCGCCATATCTTGATCAAACCTAATGAAATCCGCAGCAATCTTGAAGCCCAGATGTTGGCGAAAGGTCTCTATGACCGCATCAAGTCCGGTGAAAATTTCGGTGAGCTGGCAAAAGCCTATTCTGATGACACCGCATCAGCCCTTAACGGCGGGGATCTGAGCTGGGTTAGCCCTGCGTCACTAGTTCCTGAATTCCAGACGGTTATGAACCTGGTACCTCAGAATACTGTCAGCGAACCCTTCAAGAGCAGTTATGGCTGGCATATTCTGGAAGTCTTGGGTAAACGGCAGTCTGATATCAGTAACCAGGTTCGTCGCAACCAGATCAGGGAGCTACTGGGTAACCGCAAGTTTGAAGAGGAGCTGGCTGTCTGGCTGCGGGAAATTCGTGATCAGGCTTATGTTGAGATCAAACTGAAATGA
- a CDS encoding LPS-assembly protein LptD, giving the protein MKAKNRPRIVELMEMHPIPFKPRTLALAIAASLLASYPLPRAYAKDGSVQAESEWSCSPAASGKGWDCTPVSKKYSPIKRAPLPKSATAVTKEKETGQQSEETTGVAKKVKTPPALKTTLDWVPYEKLTPEQKAEQPCYSCGAYIEPDRPGIHFKGNPDSQPIVAEADSTRYDQESIVTLEGNVNLRQASRQFKSDKVTLDKESNQAGFEGHTVIREPGILIIGDRGTAQMDSGRASVENATYVIHGSKLRGQASSVVRNEDTTMDLTNATYTYCPPEDEGWLLSGKSFKLNPATGFGTVRDATVRVQGLPILYTPYLYFPIDDRRQSGFLYPSFSSGSDNGLDISIPYYLNLAPNYDATITPRLLSKRGLLLETEARYLTEHNKGELGVAGIAGKDSLKDENPNYDEKRWLVNWRHNTKLTSRWDIQVDYANASDKDYLDDFGSQLNLSNSGPLDQKIETRYVGGDQNYNWQFRLNAHNYKNMSRTSDDPYNKLPQLELKGDWLAAEHFNVGYLADYTKFSRDDNWRFLHETTDPAFDPADKVKKSIYDEGYGISRAEGERLYLETGASFPMRGSYGFLTPAVKVRHVQYKLSNLVRSEVVDDLGGSYDDFKAKDYTESPKTTVPSISLDGGLYFDRQTTIGSTEFTHTLEPRMKYLYAPHVEGQEMNPIFDTAHMGFNYSSLWRDNRFTGYDRLADANQLSLGVTTRLMEDDGFERAHFGIGQIVYFSDRKVYIDPTTGKKSESDWDHDLTAEQTKIRDELKHPTSPLASELVYNINRSMSIRQDLVWDTNDNQIDNYGVYYRYHPEGGRKAFNIGYRFRDQVDRYLKDENDNNIWVDPGDHNKGYKTASNNLSQSDLSFAWPVANNWSALGRWQYDLTNQRNLEILSGVEYNSCCYQVRLLWRSWIEPDDNIDHPNSKSGVFLQFVLKGLGGLSSGSVTEYLTGIQGYTQREK; this is encoded by the coding sequence GTGAAAGCAAAAAACCGTCCCAGGATTGTTGAGCTCATGGAGATGCACCCAATACCGTTTAAACCAAGGACATTAGCCTTGGCGATAGCTGCCAGCTTGCTAGCCAGTTACCCGCTGCCAAGGGCTTATGCAAAGGACGGCTCTGTTCAAGCAGAAAGTGAATGGAGCTGCTCACCCGCAGCCAGCGGAAAAGGCTGGGATTGCACCCCGGTTTCTAAAAAGTACAGCCCGATAAAAAGAGCACCACTACCCAAATCTGCAACTGCAGTAACAAAAGAAAAAGAAACGGGGCAACAGTCTGAAGAAACCACAGGCGTTGCAAAAAAGGTAAAAACCCCGCCCGCTCTAAAAACCACTTTAGACTGGGTACCTTATGAAAAACTGACTCCTGAACAAAAAGCCGAACAACCCTGCTACAGCTGTGGTGCCTATATAGAGCCTGACCGGCCAGGGATACACTTCAAGGGCAATCCTGATTCACAACCCATTGTGGCAGAAGCCGATAGCACCCGTTATGATCAGGAGTCCATTGTAACCCTTGAGGGCAATGTCAATCTTCGTCAGGCCAGCCGCCAGTTTAAGAGTGACAAAGTCACCCTGGATAAAGAGAGCAATCAGGCAGGTTTTGAAGGCCATACGGTGATCCGGGAACCTGGCATTCTGATTATTGGTGATCGTGGCACTGCCCAGATGGACAGTGGCAGGGCATCTGTAGAAAATGCGACATATGTCATACATGGCAGCAAGCTGCGGGGACAGGCCAGTTCCGTCGTCAGAAATGAAGACACCACCATGGATCTGACCAATGCTACGTACACTTACTGTCCTCCCGAAGATGAGGGCTGGCTACTGTCAGGTAAAAGCTTCAAGCTGAATCCTGCCACCGGCTTCGGTACCGTCCGGGATGCAACGGTGAGGGTGCAGGGACTGCCTATTTTATATACCCCTTATTTGTATTTTCCCATTGATGACCGCCGCCAGTCCGGTTTTTTGTACCCGTCCTTTAGCTCCGGTAGCGATAACGGCCTGGATATCAGCATACCGTACTACCTGAACCTGGCCCCCAACTACGATGCCACCATTACTCCCCGGCTGTTAAGCAAAAGGGGGTTATTGCTGGAAACCGAGGCTCGCTACCTGACCGAGCATAATAAGGGCGAACTGGGTGTTGCCGGTATTGCCGGGAAAGACTCGCTTAAGGATGAAAATCCCAACTATGATGAAAAACGCTGGCTGGTCAATTGGCGTCACAATACCAAGCTAACCTCCCGTTGGGATATCCAGGTGGATTATGCCAACGCCAGTGATAAGGATTACCTGGATGATTTTGGCAGCCAGCTTAATCTTTCCAATAGCGGCCCACTGGATCAGAAAATAGAAACCCGTTATGTGGGTGGGGATCAAAATTATAACTGGCAGTTCAGGCTTAATGCCCATAATTACAAGAATATGAGTCGAACCTCCGATGACCCTTATAACAAGTTACCTCAGCTTGAGCTAAAAGGAGACTGGCTGGCGGCTGAACACTTCAATGTCGGCTATCTGGCGGACTACACCAAATTCTCCAGGGATGATAACTGGCGCTTCCTCCACGAAACCACTGACCCTGCCTTTGATCCTGCTGACAAGGTCAAAAAGAGTATATACGACGAAGGTTACGGTATATCCCGGGCTGAAGGGGAACGGCTGTATCTGGAAACTGGTGCCAGTTTCCCCATGCGTGGGAGTTATGGTTTCCTGACGCCTGCCGTTAAAGTACGTCATGTGCAGTATAAGCTAAGCAATTTGGTTCGCTCTGAAGTGGTGGATGACCTCGGTGGTTCCTATGATGACTTTAAGGCCAAGGATTATACCGAGTCGCCCAAAACCACTGTGCCGTCTATCAGCCTGGATGGCGGTTTATACTTTGACCGCCAGACCACCATCGGCTCAACAGAGTTTACCCATACCCTTGAACCCCGGATGAAGTATCTCTACGCCCCCCATGTGGAAGGCCAGGAGATGAACCCTATCTTTGATACCGCCCACATGGGCTTTAATTACAGTTCCCTGTGGCGTGATAACCGTTTTACCGGTTATGACCGTCTCGCGGATGCCAATCAGCTTTCCCTGGGGGTAACCACCCGCCTGATGGAGGATGATGGTTTTGAACGGGCCCATTTTGGTATTGGACAAATTGTCTATTTCAGTGATCGAAAGGTTTATATTGATCCAACGACAGGTAAAAAATCCGAATCAGACTGGGATCATGACCTCACTGCCGAACAGACAAAAATCAGGGATGAACTGAAGCACCCAACCTCTCCCCTGGCTTCAGAGCTGGTCTATAACATCAATCGTTCCATGAGTATCAGACAGGATCTGGTATGGGATACTAATGACAACCAGATTGATAATTATGGTGTTTACTACCGCTATCACCCCGAGGGGGGAAGAAAGGCCTTTAATATTGGCTACCGTTTCCGGGATCAGGTTGACCGGTATCTTAAGGATGAAAACGATAACAACATCTGGGTTGATCCAGGCGATCACAACAAAGGTTACAAGACGGCTTCCAACAATCTCAGCCAAAGTGACCTGTCCTTTGCCTGGCCCGTTGCCAACAATTGGTCTGCCCTGGGTCGCTGGCAATACGATCTAACCAATCAAAGGAACCTTGAGATACTTTCCGGTGTCGAATATAACAGCTGCTGCTATCAAGTTCGCTTATTATGGCGATCCTGGATTGAACCGGACGACAATATCGACCATCCTAACTCCAAAAGCGGGGTTTTCCTGCAATTTGTACTTAAGGGGCTCGGTGGCCTCTCCAGCGGCTCTGTTACTGAATATCTGACAGGTATCCAAGGTTATACTCAACGTGAGAAGTAA